Proteins from a single region of Campylobacter concisus:
- a CDS encoding subtype B tannase, translating into MKGFRVAILGVCLVGACFGSELKFDESKFELKSVQVGDRMLKFRAYEGIVYVAKPVSDYEVLNFYVPESKLSDQKVAIFMPNAIGGYMPAMPSKPEIQNEKPNATLEALLRGYVVASVGARGRTLKDGEKFIGKAPAAIVDLKAAVRYLKFNDKFMPGDANKIISNGTSAGGAMSALLGVSANAKEYEPYLKELGAAKADDQIYAVSAYCPVTNLEHEDEAYEWMFGDLDKFERIDFASLDAASFNDRSKKQKTITGELNATQKELSRELKSKFPAYLNSLNLKDTKGHALSLDENGEGSFKEYINALISKAFTATKSSDKSTLTPKFITLDTQGCSLGYTFKLEDFIASLKRAKAVIAFDGFGLENPENDLFGDSKTPAKHFTKFAKERSGGEMADASVIKMMNAMNYAKNNEAAKFYRIRQGTNDTDLALAVPAMLALSLKNAGKEVDFEAVWGQGHGGDYDLDELFAWIKRVVEK; encoded by the coding sequence ATGAAAGGCTTTAGAGTTGCTATTTTAGGGGTTTGTTTAGTAGGTGCTTGCTTTGGAAGTGAGCTTAAATTTGACGAGAGCAAGTTTGAGCTAAAAAGCGTGCAAGTTGGCGATAGGATGCTTAAATTTAGAGCATATGAAGGCATAGTCTATGTGGCAAAGCCAGTTAGCGACTACGAGGTGCTAAATTTTTACGTGCCAGAGAGTAAACTTAGCGACCAAAAGGTGGCTATTTTTATGCCAAATGCGATTGGTGGCTACATGCCAGCAATGCCTTCAAAGCCAGAAATTCAAAATGAAAAGCCAAATGCCACTCTTGAAGCGCTTCTTAGAGGCTACGTCGTGGCAAGCGTTGGCGCTAGGGGCAGGACGCTAAAAGATGGCGAGAAATTTATCGGCAAGGCGCCAGCTGCGATAGTCGATCTAAAAGCGGCCGTTAGATATCTTAAATTTAACGACAAATTTATGCCAGGCGACGCAAATAAGATCATCTCAAACGGCACTAGCGCAGGCGGTGCGATGTCGGCACTTCTGGGCGTTAGCGCAAATGCAAAAGAGTATGAGCCATATCTTAAAGAGCTAGGCGCTGCGAAAGCGGACGATCAAATTTATGCCGTCTCAGCCTACTGCCCTGTGACAAATTTAGAGCATGAGGACGAGGCGTATGAGTGGATGTTTGGGGATTTGGATAAATTTGAAAGGATTGATTTTGCAAGTCTTGATGCGGCTAGCTTTAACGACAGAAGCAAAAAGCAAAAGACTATCACAGGCGAGCTAAACGCCACGCAAAAAGAGCTCTCACGCGAGCTAAAGAGTAAATTCCCAGCCTATCTAAACTCGCTAAATTTAAAAGACACCAAAGGTCACGCGCTAAGCCTTGATGAAAACGGCGAGGGCAGTTTCAAAGAGTATATAAACGCCCTCATCTCAAAGGCATTTACCGCTACAAAAAGCAGCGACAAAAGCACGCTCACACCTAAATTTATCACCCTTGACACGCAGGGATGCTCGCTTGGATATACATTTAAGCTAGAAGACTTCATCGCTTCGCTAAAACGCGCTAAAGCGGTGATTGCCTTTGACGGATTTGGGCTAGAAAATCCTGAAAACGACCTCTTTGGCGATAGCAAAACGCCTGCAAAGCACTTTACTAAATTTGCAAAAGAGCGAAGCGGCGGCGAGATGGCAGACGCTAGCGTCATAAAGATGATGAATGCGATGAACTACGCTAAAAATAATGAAGCGGCGAAATTTTACCGCATAAGACAGGGCACAAACGACACCGACTTAGCCCTTGCCGTACCTGCTATGCTCGCGCTTTCGCTTAAAAATGCTGGCAAAGAGGTTGATTTTGAAGCGGTCTGGGGACAAGGACATGGCGGCGACTACGATTTAGACGAGCTTTTTGCTTGGATTAAAAGAGTGGTTGAGAAATAA
- a CDS encoding DUF5339 domain-containing protein, with the protein MKKSLLVLATLGFALSLNAADLTDTCKSYFSDIDKMVEAYKKAGQEQQVKIYEDQKKQSMDQLAALPKEQQDATCKQAKEMFAQVMEQMKKQGLLK; encoded by the coding sequence ATGAAAAAATCACTTTTAGTTTTAGCTACTCTTGGCTTTGCACTAAGCCTAAACGCTGCAGATCTTACAGATACTTGCAAGTCTTACTTCTCAGACATCGATAAGATGGTCGAAGCTTACAAAAAAGCTGGTCAAGAGCAACAAGTAAAAATTTATGAAGACCAAAAGAAACAATCAATGGATCAACTTGCTGCACTTCCAAAAGAGCAACAAGACGCTACTTGCAAGCAAGCTAAAGAGATGTTTGCTCAAGTAATGGAACAAATGAAAAAACAAGGTCTTTTAAAATAA
- a CDS encoding putative quinol monooxygenase — translation MIKKLFLLVFSAAFAFGAEAKVSLYELLSTPNNKSLLKQLGRENILSSKSEPGTQAIFFASAKSKPELFYVLEFYEDEAAYKKHLSSAHFKKFASASAEILASKKATSVKKRAAFSKNLTSERLKDAYFHITNLSLLAKSDTKFEKIIKKYMQKSVDDAAFAQFAFSQKDAPNKWVLVEIYKDEASFESYRHSENYKAYAKERAGLIDEFDSFGLKNETSFSKVKF, via the coding sequence ATGATTAAAAAGCTATTTTTATTAGTATTTTCGGCAGCTTTTGCCTTTGGGGCGGAGGCGAAAGTGAGCTTATACGAGCTGCTTTCAACGCCAAATAACAAGAGCTTGCTAAAGCAGCTTGGCAGGGAAAATATCCTTAGCTCAAAGAGTGAGCCAGGCACGCAGGCGATCTTTTTTGCGAGTGCAAAGAGTAAGCCAGAGCTATTTTACGTGCTTGAGTTTTATGAGGATGAGGCGGCTTATAAAAAGCATCTAAGCTCGGCGCATTTTAAGAAATTTGCAAGCGCAAGCGCTGAAATTTTGGCTAGCAAAAAGGCTACAAGCGTGAAAAAGAGGGCTGCGTTTTCTAAAAATTTAACGTCAGAGCGCCTAAAAGATGCCTACTTTCACATCACAAATTTAAGCCTCTTAGCAAAAAGCGATACGAAATTTGAAAAGATCATCAAAAAATATATGCAAAAAAGCGTAGATGACGCTGCATTTGCACAGTTTGCCTTTAGTCAAAAGGACGCGCCAAACAAGTGGGTGCTGGTTGAAATTTACAAAGACGAAGCTAGCTTTGAGAGCTACCGCCACAGCGAAAACTACAAGGCTTACGCCAAAGAGCGAGCTGGGCTAATAGACGAATTTGACAGCTTTGGTCTCAAAAACGAGACCTCATTTAGCAAGGTAAAATTTTAG
- the ilvD gene encoding dihydroxy-acid dehydratase: protein MRSDIIKKGYTRAPHRSLLRATGLKDDDFAKPFIGVANSFIEIIPGHFFLNKYAQILKDEIRKNGCIPFEFNCIGVDDGIAMGHGGMLYSLPSREIIANSIETVMNAHALDALVCMPNCDKIVPGMVMGALRVNVPTVFVSGGPMKKGYTKDGKPIDLATAFEAVGKFETKEIDEAELKDIECNACPSGGSCSGMFTANSMNTLCEAMGIALPGNGTILALTPEREELIRQAARRICEIALDEKFKIRNILNEKAIRNALVVDMAMGGSSNTVLHMLAISREAGVNLDIKELNKISQNIAHIAKISPSLQNVHMEDIGRAGGMNAVIKEISRRDNGMLNLDNLTVSGETLGERVKISDIKDESIIHKVENAYSQVGGLAILFGNLAEQGCVIKTAGIVGERKFSGKAVCFNSQDEAIAGISSGKVDKGDVVVIRYEGPRGGPGMQEMLSPTSLIMGRGLGADVALITDGRFSGATRGLSIGHVSPEAAEGGMIGLLQDGDIIDIDVDKYEINVRLSEAEIAKRRAEFKPVDKALTSRWLRQYRKLVTNASNGAVLEA from the coding sequence TTGAGAAGCGACATAATCAAAAAAGGCTACACAAGAGCCCCGCACCGCTCACTTTTACGTGCGACCGGGCTAAAAGACGATGACTTTGCTAAACCCTTTATCGGAGTTGCAAACAGCTTTATAGAGATCATTCCAGGGCACTTTTTCTTAAACAAATACGCACAAATTTTAAAAGATGAAATTCGCAAAAATGGCTGTATTCCATTTGAGTTTAACTGCATCGGTGTGGATGACGGCATAGCGATGGGGCATGGAGGCATGCTATATAGCTTGCCTAGCCGCGAGATCATCGCAAACTCGATAGAAACCGTGATGAACGCTCATGCACTTGACGCACTTGTTTGTATGCCAAACTGCGACAAGATCGTCCCTGGCATGGTTATGGGCGCTTTAAGAGTAAATGTACCAACCGTGTTTGTAAGCGGTGGCCCAATGAAAAAGGGCTACACAAAAGATGGCAAGCCAATTGATCTTGCGACTGCGTTTGAGGCGGTTGGTAAATTTGAGACCAAAGAGATAGATGAGGCTGAACTAAAAGATATCGAGTGCAACGCATGTCCAAGTGGTGGTAGCTGTAGCGGTATGTTTACAGCAAATTCTATGAACACGCTTTGCGAGGCGATGGGCATAGCGCTCCCTGGCAACGGCACTATCCTTGCACTAACCCCAGAGCGTGAGGAGCTCATCAGGCAGGCTGCTCGCAGAATCTGTGAGATCGCACTTGATGAGAAATTTAAAATCAGAAATATACTAAATGAAAAAGCGATTCGCAACGCACTTGTCGTTGATATGGCAATGGGTGGTAGCAGCAACACCGTCCTTCACATGCTAGCCATATCAAGAGAGGCTGGCGTAAATTTAGACATCAAAGAGCTAAATAAAATCAGCCAAAACATCGCTCACATCGCCAAGATCAGTCCAAGCTTGCAAAACGTGCACATGGAGGACATCGGCAGAGCTGGTGGCATGAATGCAGTGATAAAAGAAATTTCACGCAGAGATAATGGCATGCTAAATTTGGACAACCTAACAGTTAGCGGCGAAACTCTTGGAGAGCGCGTAAAGATAAGTGACATCAAAGATGAAAGCATCATTCACAAAGTAGAAAACGCCTATTCACAAGTTGGCGGACTTGCCATTTTATTTGGAAATTTAGCTGAGCAAGGCTGTGTCATCAAGACAGCTGGCATCGTTGGTGAGCGTAAATTTAGCGGTAAAGCGGTCTGCTTTAACTCACAAGATGAAGCAATAGCTGGCATCTCAAGCGGTAAAGTAGATAAAGGCGATGTCGTCGTCATCCGCTACGAAGGCCCACGCGGAGGCCCTGGCATGCAAGAGATGCTAAGCCCTACTTCACTCATCATGGGACGAGGCCTTGGTGCAGATGTAGCGCTCATCACAGATGGTCGCTTTAGCGGGGCGACAAGAGGTCTAAGCATCGGCCACGTAAGCCCAGAAGCAGCCGAGGGCGGCATGATAGGCTTGCTACAAGATGGCGACATAATCGATATAGACGTCGATAAATACGAGATAAACGTTCGCCTAAGCGAAGCTGAGATCGCAAAGAGAAGAGCGGAATTTAAGCCAGTTGATAAAGCGCTAACATCTCGCTGGCTAAGGCAGTACCGCAAACTAGTCACAAACGCAAGCAACGGAGCAGTACTAGAAGCATAA
- a CDS encoding aryl-sulfate sulfotransferase — translation MSKNFLGSVALAAVLVSGLSIGITPLEAGVLAHHVKVQGELGSVFINPYDVSPLTAIIDRAGKDIKDIHVKVKGKPDGGIDIDYNVSEHALLTHDGVPIWGLYPDYLNEVVVSYTFNGAKKVETYKIYAQPIVTYSRDFRFSHMQKTRVKKVDPAFKNRLYLINNTITSVYKPLDWKNGGAASWNDFTENYIVDTKGEVRWYLDYQKFYDRSERRVMDGGMMMGFHQLKNGDISFGMAQRYLRYDLMGKEIYNRPLPRGYIDLSHEVMPLKDDHALLRVGKYNYHHKDGKISHTIRDHIIEVDSTGKVVEEWDLNEIFGNNVYRSNLIKALDARAVCLNIDMDAKEIKISDDQPFGDITSTGTGRNWAHVNSISYDESDDSIILSLRHQGIVKIGRDKKVKWILASPEGWSEEFKAKVLTPVDSKGNKIKCENSKCEGEFDWSWTQHTAWLTPRYDNKGSIKHLSVFDNGDARGMEQPAFKEDKYSRAVEYKIDEKKGTVEQTWQFGKERGFDFYSAVTSNVEWQKDKNTYFISSSNVNLLRPDKTIKMVLVEIDPKTNEIKFEMDVDSASRDDVAYRAMVIDPEVFSY, via the coding sequence ATGAGCAAGAATTTCTTAGGTTCTGTTGCCCTTGCGGCTGTTTTGGTTAGTGGTCTTAGTATAGGTATCACACCACTAGAGGCTGGAGTCCTGGCTCATCACGTAAAGGTTCAAGGTGAGCTTGGATCAGTCTTTATAAATCCTTACGACGTATCGCCTCTAACTGCTATCATTGATAGAGCTGGTAAAGACATCAAAGATATCCATGTCAAAGTAAAAGGCAAGCCAGATGGCGGTATCGACATCGACTACAACGTCTCAGAGCATGCTTTGCTTACGCATGATGGCGTGCCTATTTGGGGACTTTACCCTGACTATCTAAATGAAGTAGTCGTAAGCTACACATTTAACGGAGCTAAAAAGGTAGAAACGTATAAAATTTACGCCCAGCCTATCGTCACATATAGCCGTGATTTTAGATTTTCTCACATGCAAAAGACTCGCGTCAAAAAGGTCGATCCTGCCTTTAAAAACAGGCTCTATCTCATAAATAACACGATCACAAGCGTCTATAAACCACTTGATTGGAAAAATGGCGGAGCTGCTAGCTGGAATGACTTTACCGAAAACTACATCGTAGATACCAAAGGCGAGGTTAGATGGTACCTTGACTATCAGAAATTTTACGACCGCAGCGAGCGCAGAGTGATGGATGGAGGCATGATGATGGGCTTTCATCAGCTAAAAAACGGCGATATCAGCTTTGGCATGGCTCAAAGATATCTAAGATATGACCTTATGGGAAAAGAAATTTATAACCGCCCGCTTCCAAGAGGCTACATCGATCTAAGCCATGAAGTTATGCCATTAAAGGATGATCACGCACTTCTTAGGGTTGGCAAATACAACTACCACCACAAAGATGGCAAAATTTCTCACACCATAAGAGACCACATCATAGAGGTCGATAGCACCGGTAAGGTGGTCGAAGAGTGGGATCTAAATGAAATTTTTGGCAACAATGTCTACCGCAGCAACCTCATAAAAGCGCTTGATGCTAGAGCTGTTTGCCTAAATATTGATATGGACGCAAAAGAGATCAAGATAAGCGACGATCAGCCATTTGGCGACATCACCTCTACTGGCACAGGTAGAAACTGGGCTCACGTAAACTCTATCTCATATGATGAGAGCGACGATAGTATCATCCTTTCACTTCGTCACCAAGGCATCGTAAAGATAGGACGTGACAAGAAAGTAAAATGGATATTAGCTTCGCCTGAGGGCTGGAGTGAAGAATTTAAAGCCAAAGTGCTAACTCCAGTCGATAGCAAAGGCAATAAGATAAAATGCGAAAACTCAAAATGCGAGGGCGAATTTGACTGGTCATGGACTCAGCACACCGCATGGTTAACGCCAAGATACGACAACAAAGGCAGCATAAAACACCTAAGCGTATTTGACAATGGCGATGCAAGGGGCATGGAGCAGCCAGCCTTTAAAGAGGATAAATACTCCCGTGCGGTTGAATATAAGATAGATGAGAAAAAGGGCACGGTTGAACAAACTTGGCAGTTTGGCAAAGAGCGTGGATTTGACTTTTATAGCGCAGTTACTAGCAACGTCGAGTGGCAAAAGGATAAAAATACCTACTTCATCTCAAGCTCAAATGTAAATTTACTCCGTCCTGACAAGACTATCAAAATGGTCTTAGTTGAGATCGATCCAAAGACAAATGAGATCAAATTTGAGATGGATGTGGACTCTGCTTCAAGAGATGATGTCGCTTATAGGGCGATGGTTATTGATCCGGAGGTATTTAGTTATTAG
- the rmuC gene encoding DNA recombination protein RmuC: protein MQQDFYFYAAIFLGVLFLIAIFVIYSFNRDKLELKRNLTQKEQENFEISSNLTNLVSKNSENLQLISEQKARLMSNHEQIDELISEIDALKTKIAQKDEAEDAMERMINELKESIGTANERAKNNEANFTATLAELNQNKNALAEASERENRLKRDMAVLRNEIEAKENSLKEQEANLLKVKNELNLEFSNLANKIFEEKSANFTQNSQNSLDLLLKPLKEQISTFQERVNAVHDESVKGMSALGMQIKHIGEIGISMSKEANSLATALKGSNKTLGNWGEIQLERTFEASGLVKDEHYLTQQNFKNEEGKRLIPDFIVKIPDGKHLIVDSKVSLIAYEKAITASNEEELNLALKEHIASMKNHIDSLNSKNYGEIVPDSPDFVLMFIPIEPAYIEAMKFDSSLFDYAFQKRVILVSHTTLMPILRTVANLWRIERGNEEAKNIVKSAIKIYDKVRNVAEHMNRLSNTLNTANKHFNALASSFSGRDGLVSRLENFKRLSPDDQKDIEVKEIGVNNELEKED from the coding sequence ATGCAACAAGATTTCTATTTTTATGCTGCCATATTTTTAGGAGTACTATTTTTGATTGCGATATTTGTCATCTATTCATTTAATAGGGACAAACTCGAGCTAAAAAGAAATTTGACACAAAAAGAGCAAGAAAATTTTGAAATTTCATCAAATCTAACAAATTTAGTATCTAAAAATAGTGAAAATCTGCAACTAATTAGCGAGCAAAAAGCAAGGCTTATGTCAAATCACGAGCAAATAGACGAGCTCATCAGTGAGATCGATGCGCTAAAAACCAAAATAGCGCAAAAAGATGAAGCCGAAGATGCTATGGAGCGCATGATTAATGAGCTTAAAGAGAGTATCGGTACAGCAAATGAAAGAGCCAAGAATAACGAGGCAAATTTTACTGCAACACTAGCTGAACTAAATCAAAATAAAAATGCTTTAGCTGAAGCAAGTGAGAGAGAAAATAGATTAAAACGTGATATGGCTGTGCTTAGAAATGAAATAGAAGCAAAAGAAAATAGCCTAAAAGAGCAAGAGGCAAATTTATTAAAAGTAAAAAATGAGTTAAATTTGGAATTTTCTAATCTTGCAAATAAAATATTTGAAGAAAAAAGTGCGAATTTCACACAAAATAGCCAAAATTCTTTAGATCTTTTACTAAAGCCACTAAAGGAGCAAATTTCAACCTTTCAAGAGCGCGTAAATGCAGTCCACGACGAATCCGTTAAAGGCATGAGCGCGCTAGGAATGCAGATTAAGCACATAGGTGAAATTGGTATCTCAATGTCAAAAGAGGCAAACTCACTAGCTACTGCATTAAAAGGTAGCAATAAAACACTTGGAAACTGGGGTGAAATACAGCTTGAACGCACATTTGAGGCTTCTGGACTTGTAAAAGATGAGCATTACTTGACACAACAAAATTTTAAGAACGAAGAAGGCAAACGTCTTATTCCTGATTTTATAGTAAAGATACCAGATGGCAAACACCTAATAGTTGATTCTAAAGTCTCACTTATAGCTTACGAAAAGGCTATCACAGCCAGCAATGAAGAGGAGCTAAATTTAGCATTGAAAGAGCATATTGCTTCTATGAAAAATCACATAGATAGCTTAAATAGTAAAAATTACGGTGAGATCGTACCTGATAGTCCTGATTTTGTATTGATGTTTATACCAATTGAACCAGCATATATCGAGGCTATGAAATTTGATAGTTCTCTTTTTGACTACGCATTTCAAAAGCGCGTAATACTAGTATCTCACACTACGCTTATGCCTATTCTTCGTACAGTGGCAAATTTATGGCGCATAGAGCGTGGCAATGAAGAGGCCAAAAATATCGTAAAGAGTGCGATTAAAATTTATGATAAAGTCCGCAATGTGGCCGAGCACATGAATAGACTTAGCAATACACTAAATACTGCAAATAAACACTTTAACGCCCTTGCATCAAGTTTTAGTGGTAGAGATGGTCTTGTTAGTAGACTTGAAAATTTTAAACGCTTGTCTCCAGACGATCAAAAAGATATAGAAGTAAAAGAGATCGGCGTAAATAACGAATTAGAAAAAGAGGATTAG
- a CDS encoding DUF2798 domain-containing protein codes for MIPAKFYKYVFAFIMSAFMAFFMSFVLTYLNLGFVDGFVKIWLTAYVKAFVVAYPVLLLVSPFVTKLTQILCKK; via the coding sequence ATGATACCAGCAAAATTTTATAAATATGTTTTTGCGTTTATAATGTCAGCATTTATGGCGTTTTTTATGTCATTTGTGCTGACATATCTAAACCTTGGCTTTGTTGATGGCTTTGTAAAAATTTGGCTAACTGCTTACGTAAAAGCTTTTGTAGTAGCGTATCCTGTGCTTTTGCTAGTCTCTCCATTTGTAACGAAACTCACACAAATTTTATGCAAAAAATAA
- a CDS encoding ferritin family protein: protein MRQYETYKCEKCGNEIEVQKVGGGTLTCCGEEMKCVTENLTAVNLMKAFAGESQARNKYELYGDLAKEAGYHAIARHFYEAAENEKWHARAEFKKYHELMNDPIDKMDKNLLDAAAGENYEHTTMYPDFAKIAKEEELRDVERLFNAIGKVEVEHEREYLELKKMLDEEGFFESDEEDIWVCEVCGHVHRGKKAPGACPLCKAPKEYFKREFLG from the coding sequence ATGAGACAGTACGAAACATACAAATGCGAAAAATGCGGCAACGAGATCGAAGTTCAAAAAGTTGGCGGCGGCACACTAACCTGTTGTGGCGAAGAGATGAAATGCGTCACTGAAAATTTAACAGCTGTAAATTTGATGAAGGCATTTGCTGGCGAGTCACAAGCTAGAAATAAGTATGAGCTTTATGGCGATCTAGCCAAAGAAGCAGGCTATCACGCAATAGCTAGACACTTTTACGAAGCAGCTGAAAATGAGAAATGGCATGCAAGAGCTGAGTTTAAAAAATATCACGAGCTAATGAACGATCCGATCGATAAGATGGATAAAAATTTACTTGATGCGGCAGCTGGTGAAAACTACGAGCATACGACGATGTATCCAGACTTTGCAAAGATCGCAAAAGAAGAAGAGTTAAGAGATGTTGAGAGGCTATTTAACGCGATCGGCAAGGTTGAGGTTGAGCATGAAAGAGAGTATTTAGAGCTTAAAAAGATGCTTGATGAAGAGGGCTTTTTTGAGAGCGACGAGGAAGATATCTGGGTTTGTGAGGTATGTGGACATGTTCATAGAGGCAAAAAAGCTCCAGGCGCTTGCCCGCTTTGCAAAGCTCCAAAAGAGTATTTTAAACGTGAATTTCTAGGCTAA
- a CDS encoding NAD(P)H-dependent oxidoreductase — MSEILVVSGHTDLENSFANKIILSELKKQVPEAKFDILSELYKNYVINVKAEQEKLVKADVIVLVYPFFWYGVPSLLQKWFEDVLVHGFSHGSKGDKLRGKKLVLSFTSGSPEELYKKEALQRYDIEEFLPPLKALANTCGMEFTGYVYSGGLSYQSRHDEAKLALMRQKALDHAKRLGELIGKIS; from the coding sequence ATGAGTGAAATTTTAGTTGTATCAGGTCACACTGACCTTGAAAATTCCTTTGCAAATAAGATTATATTGAGCGAGCTAAAAAAGCAGGTGCCAGAGGCTAAATTTGACATACTAAGTGAGCTTTATAAAAACTACGTGATAAACGTAAAGGCCGAGCAAGAAAAGCTAGTAAAGGCTGATGTGATCGTGCTTGTTTATCCATTTTTCTGGTACGGTGTGCCATCGCTTTTACAAAAGTGGTTTGAGGATGTGCTAGTTCATGGCTTCTCTCATGGCAGCAAGGGAGATAAGCTACGTGGCAAGAAGCTGGTGCTTTCATTTACTTCTGGCTCGCCTGAAGAGCTTTATAAAAAAGAAGCGCTTCAGCGCTATGACATAGAGGAATTTTTGCCGCCACTTAAGGCACTAGCAAATACTTGTGGGATGGAGTTTACAGGATATGTTTATAGCGGAGGGCTATCGTATCAGAGTAGACACGATGAGGCAAAGCTTGCTTTGATGAGGCAAAAGGCGCTCGATCACGCAAAAAGGTTAGGGGAGCTGATAGGCAAAATTTCATGA
- a CDS encoding SDR family NAD(P)-dependent oxidoreductase, producing the protein MKRYIAITGASSGIGAAVTKAFARRGENLILIARRGELLEELKSEIAKFANVDVVIELCDLSKQENALSLWQNLEKFELKALINNAGFGDYNKVGEQNLEKITQMINLNIISLVTLSTLFTKKYKDKETQLINISSIGGYKIVPNAVTYCASKFFVSAFSEGLYHELAQDKQAKMQAKVLAPVATKTEFGMVATSKENYDYDKAFKKYHTSEQMAEFLLRLYDSHYCVGSVDRDSFEFSLHQPKFDYAIKYEPKYN; encoded by the coding sequence GTGAAAAGATATATCGCCATCACTGGAGCAAGCTCAGGTATAGGAGCGGCGGTGACAAAAGCATTTGCAAGGCGTGGGGAGAATTTGATCCTTATTGCAAGGCGTGGCGAGCTTTTAGAAGAGCTAAAAAGCGAGATAGCTAAATTTGCAAATGTTGATGTGGTTATAGAGCTTTGCGACCTTTCAAAGCAAGAAAACGCCCTTTCTCTTTGGCAAAATTTAGAAAAATTTGAGTTAAAAGCGCTTATAAATAACGCTGGCTTTGGCGACTATAACAAGGTCGGCGAGCAAAATTTAGAAAAAATCACTCAGATGATAAATTTAAACATCATCTCACTTGTCACGCTCTCAACGCTATTTACGAAAAAGTATAAAGACAAAGAGACACAGCTTATCAACATATCCTCGATAGGCGGCTACAAGATCGTACCAAACGCCGTCACATACTGCGCTAGCAAATTTTTCGTAAGTGCCTTTAGTGAGGGACTTTACCACGAGCTAGCACAGGACAAGCAGGCAAAGATGCAAGCAAAAGTATTAGCTCCAGTTGCCACAAAAACAGAATTTGGCATGGTGGCAACTAGCAAAGAGAACTACGACTACGACAAGGCGTTTAAAAAGTACCACACGAGCGAGCAGATGGCGGAGTTTTTGCTTCGCCTTTATGATAGCCACTATTGCGTTGGCTCGGTCGATAGAGATAGCTTTGAGTTTTCACTGCACCAGCCTAAATTTGACTACGCTATCAAATACGAGCCAAAATATAACTAG
- a CDS encoding NAD(P)H-binding protein, whose translation MKKIALIAGASGAVGSEILKNLCASEHYSKVIALARHELEFTHEKLEVKIVNFDDFKDEVPFIADDVFCALGTTMKAAKHKEQFYKVDVTYPINFAKFGLECGAKRFVLLSAAGASRKSGSFYLKAKGQAEAKIKELGYSSFHVVRLPLIEAERKEFRLGEYLAIKAFKFIPKGFFDEYRPMRATDIAKVIVQVAQDDHSEGVKIYSPMEYVK comes from the coding sequence ATGAAAAAGATCGCCCTTATAGCTGGAGCTAGCGGTGCTGTGGGAAGTGAGATTTTAAAAAATTTATGTGCGAGCGAGCATTATAGTAAGGTTATCGCCCTTGCTAGGCATGAGCTAGAATTTACTCACGAAAAGCTTGAAGTAAAGATAGTAAATTTTGATGATTTTAAAGATGAGGTGCCGTTTATCGCTGATGACGTATTTTGCGCGCTTGGCACGACGATGAAAGCGGCAAAGCACAAAGAGCAGTTTTATAAAGTCGATGTGACCTATCCGATAAATTTCGCCAAATTTGGCTTGGAGTGCGGCGCAAAACGCTTTGTTTTACTCTCGGCTGCAGGTGCTAGCAGAAAGTCAGGCTCGTTTTACCTAAAGGCAAAAGGTCAAGCAGAAGCAAAGATAAAAGAGCTTGGATATAGTTCATTCCACGTCGTTAGGCTGCCACTTATTGAGGCTGAAAGGAAAGAATTTAGACTTGGCGAGTACCTGGCGATAAAGGCGTTTAAATTTATCCCAAAAGGCTTTTTTGACGAGTATCGTCCGATGAGGGCGACTGACATCGCTAAAGTGATCGTACAAGTAGCGCAAGATGACCACAGCGAAGGTGTCAAAATTTATAGCCCGATGGAGTATGTGAAGTGA